In Pantoea cypripedii, the DNA window CGGTGGTCGGGGAGTCGGGCTGTGGTAAATCCACTCTTGGCCGTCTGCTGACCATGATTGAAACCCCGACGGAAGGGCAGCTGTACTGGCACGGCCAGGATTTGCTGAAGCACGATCCGCAGGCGCAGAAACTGCGTCGCCAGAAAATCCAGATTGTGTTCCAGAACCCGTATGGCTCACTCAATCCACGCAAAAAAATCAGCCAGATCCTGGAAGAGCCGCTGGTGATCAACACCACCTTGACCAAAGCGGAACGTCGCGAGAAAACGCTGGAGATGATGGCGAAGGTTGGCCTGAAAACCGAACATTATGATCGTTACCCGCATATGTTCTCTGGTGGCCAGCGTCAGCGTATCGCCATTGCGCGTGGTCTGATGCTCGACCCGGATGTGCTGATTGCCGATGAACCGGTTTCAGCGCTTGATGTGTCGGTGCGTGCGCAGGTGCTGAATCTGATGATGGACCTGCAGCAGGACCTCGGCCTTTCCTATGTGTTCATTTCTCACGATTTGTCGGTGGTGGAACATATCGCCGATGAAGTCATGGTGATGTACCTGGGCCGCTGTGTGGAAAAAGGCAGCAAAGAGGCGATCTTCAGCAACCCGCGTCATCCGTATACCCAGGCGCTGTTGTCGGCCACGCCGCGTCTCAACCCGGATGAGCGTCGTGAACGTATTAAACTGACCGGCGAGCTGCCCAGCCCGTTAAACCCACCGCCGGGCTGTGCTTTCAATGCGCGCTGCCGCCGTCGTTTCGGCACCTGCGTGCAATTGCAGCCGAAACTGAAAACCTATGGCGAACAGCAGATTGCCTGCTTCGCTGTCGATCAGGATGAAAACCAGCCAATCACAGGCGCATAAAAATATTATGGTGATTGTTTAAGGCCCCGAATGGGGCCTTTTTCTTTTGTTCGTCTATACTTCAGAAAAATTAACGCCCGAAGCATTGATTATGGAAAAACAAAAAAATTCATTACGCCATTTCATCCGTCTTAGCCTGGTCTTAAAAATTCTTTTCAGTGTTAAGACCTATTCTGAATTTTGTCAGGATTATGTGAGGCGTATCACACTGATGAAAAGTCTGTAAATTGCAAAGGGTTGATGATTTTTCAGTGAGTTACGAAAATGTTATCGCCGTGATTATTTCAGTTAACCGATATTAATTAATTCCGGTCAATAAACAGATGAGGCGTTATTTCACTACCTTTTTTTCAATCAGAAAGATAAAACTCTTTTATTGAATTCGACGTTTTAATAATCAGAATTCTCTCACTGTGTTTAAAGGTATGTGATATATTCGCGAAAAATTCCCCCCTCCTTAACAGGCCCCTGGTCATGAAGAACTACGACGATTTGCAGCGTTTTAAGGAAAAAACGCAAACGCTGGATATCGCTTTTAAGGATATGTCCGGGCAAACGCAGGAAGCCGATCGAAGCCAGTGGGCGATTATTCGTCAGCTGGCTGCGGACGAAGATCAGGAAACCCTGGGTGGTGGCCAGCGTATTGATTTGCCGCAGCCGCAGCCGATTCGTGGCAACGAATTTAGCGCGCCGCAGGCCGAAACGCAGGTGACGCCTGTTGCCAGCAGCGTGCGGGGTTCGATTCTTGATAGCCTGGCGGCCGTCCCTGCAGCAGCATCGGCTGAGCCAGCGCCAGCGCCAGCGCAATCGCTGTTCCCGCCTGAAACCTCCCGACCTGCGCCATCGATCACGCCAGTGGCACCGAAAGCGACCCACGTTGAGCGTCAGGCGACCACATCGCTGTTTCCGCCTCCGCCGCCAAAACCGGCTGAAGCCCCGGCGGCCCCGGTTCAGGCTGTTGTGCCTGAACCTGTGGTGGCACCCGCCCCCCGGGTGGTGCCTGCTCCGGTTGCGCCAGCACCGGCTGCTGTTGCTCCGGTGCCCGCCTTTGTCGCACCGGTTGCGCCTGCGCCTCAGCCAGCGGCTGCGGCACCGTCACGCTTTGGCGCGTTATTTCGTTCGCGGCCAGCTGCGCCAACGAGCCTGTCGAAAGATACACCACTGAAACCGTTACTGGAGAAGATTGCGCTATGCCGTTAGTTTGTGTGTGCTCGCCTAAAGGGGGAGTAGGGAAAACCACAATGGCAGCCAACCTGGCCTGGAGTCTGGCCCGCGCAGGCAGCAAAGTTTTGGCAATCGATTTTGACGTACAAAATGCCCTACGCCTGCATTTTGGGGTGCCGCTGCATGATGGCCGCGGCTTTGTGGCACGCTCGGATGAGCAGGCCGACTGGAGTCAGTCGATTCTCACCACCGGCGGCAATATTTTTGTCATGCCCTACGGTGACGTCACCGAAGAACAGCGCGAGCGTTTTGAAGAAAGGCTGGCGAAAGATCCCCATTTCCTGCGACGCGGTCTGGATACGGTGCTGAATTATCCGGGACTGGTGATCATCGCCGATTTTCCGCCTG includes these proteins:
- the bcsO gene encoding cellulose biosynthesis protein BcsO, whose product is MKNYDDLQRFKEKTQTLDIAFKDMSGQTQEADRSQWAIIRQLAADEDQETLGGGQRIDLPQPQPIRGNEFSAPQAETQVTPVASSVRGSILDSLAAVPAAASAEPAPAPAQSLFPPETSRPAPSITPVAPKATHVERQATTSLFPPPPPKPAEAPAAPVQAVVPEPVVAPAPRVVPAPVAPAPAAVAPVPAFVAPVAPAPQPAAAAPSRFGALFRSRPAAPTSLSKDTPLKPLLEKIALCR
- the dppF gene encoding dipeptide ABC transporter ATP-binding subunit DppF, whose protein sequence is MSHENTPQDYLLQAIDLKKHYPVKKGLFGQERLVKALDGVSFNLERGKTLAVVGESGCGKSTLGRLLTMIETPTEGQLYWHGQDLLKHDPQAQKLRRQKIQIVFQNPYGSLNPRKKISQILEEPLVINTTLTKAERREKTLEMMAKVGLKTEHYDRYPHMFSGGQRQRIAIARGLMLDPDVLIADEPVSALDVSVRAQVLNLMMDLQQDLGLSYVFISHDLSVVEHIADEVMVMYLGRCVEKGSKEAIFSNPRHPYTQALLSATPRLNPDERRERIKLTGELPSPLNPPPGCAFNARCRRRFGTCVQLQPKLKTYGEQQIACFAVDQDENQPITGA